A window of the Ostrea edulis chromosome 1, xbOstEdul1.1, whole genome shotgun sequence genome harbors these coding sequences:
- the LOC125664027 gene encoding metabotropic glutamate receptor 3-like isoform X2, with protein sequence MAISFGCLTFCLVTLLGYAFCNSSGQRYVHIPGDFMLGGLFPVHFPDGDKCGITIDQDVGIHLLDAAIFALKEVNGFLTKSRISLGLIAYDTCYIINPSLHHSLELQEQSYYTQHGELDNITCTPFLSRRVIGVIGPVTSKETRIVASLFDLFQMPQISASATSSILNDRKKYKYFKRTVPSDTHQAKGIVQLLRYFGWQYVNILYEDSSYGSYGYRDIKTFASLGNICIGYEKQISENIKDVEIMGIVNELKSRKNLEGKIVVVLFMLYQNAYRIIRHVHHIHLEDIIWIGSDGITGRDPPKGLEDVMSGTLGLTLETLEYPGFSQYINNRQTIQTNPNPWYEDYLNQYFPNCSSESCGRLNDTDFPYVSNMRDAVYAFGNALLNMHSEMCQNLTGVCKKMKENFTGDLMTEYLERVKDPFNSTFHFVDGVEGPARYSILQYLRKDDSYEWIDIGKFLENELMLNVQSAYGEISSCSASCWKGYIKRITEKCCWECTPCPAGAIANSSNSYVCVNCPIGFTSNVDRNECIRITVSYFTYDNPFSIAILVLCILGFLLCVAVSVVVVKTRNTPLLKATGFETSIVLLFSILLSYSSPFVLLSKPTSGSCALARLFIGMSYTLAYSSVLSKLIVYKRAFDVRAGIKQRALKGQHVLRPYICTMKTALLLSLVLSAVQLLAIIFWMIVDTPAHDISYDALAQQPIGHRACKDSSDFSYFLLLFWPFMLMIVCLVFAIKTRKLPEGMNDSREIMYCSFTSSVIWLAFVPLYAFSGTAAVRVISLCVSLFIHATVFLACLFLTKIYIVIFRPEKNNKARVMRSNVSKSQDSCDGTLGKDGQRHKNNQNSHFDKHHEEETLSYRR encoded by the exons TGGACGCAGCAATTTTCGCCCTAAAGGAAGTTAACGGTTTCTTGACAAAGTCTCGGATCTCGTTGGGTCTGATTGCCTACGACACTTGCTACATCATTAATCCCTCTTTGCATCACTCTCTCGAGTTACAAGAACAGAGTTACTATACACAGCACGGAGAACTTGATAACATCACTTGTACTCCATTTCTATCCAGAAGGGTTATTGGAGTGATTGGTCCAGTAACAAGTAAAGAAACCCGGATTGTGGCCAGTTTATTCGATCTTTTCCAAATGCCGCAG ATAAGTGCTTCTGCCACATCGTCCATTCTCAATGACAGAAAGAAATATAAGTATTTCAAAAGAACAGTCCCGTCTGACACTCACCAGGCTAAAGGAATTGTTCAGCTGCTCAG ATATTTTGGATGGCAGTATGTGAATATACTATATGAAGATTCGAGCTATGGCAGTTATGGGTACAGGGACATTAAAACCTTTGCTTCGCTGGGAAATATATGCATTGGTTATGAGAAGCAGATTTCGGAAAATATTAAGGACGTAGAGATCATGGGAATTGTGAATgaattaaaatcaagaaaaaatttGGAAG GGAAAATAGTGGTGGTCCTGTTCATGTTGTATCAGAATGCGTACAGAATAATCCGCCACGTTCATCACATACATCTGGAAGACATCATCTGGATCGGAAGTGATGGTATAACAGGACGAGATCCACCAAAAGGATTAGAGGATGTCATGAGCGGAACACTCGGATTAACATTAGAAACATTGGAATATCCTGGATTTTCCCAGTACATCAATAA CCGCCAAACGATTCAAACAAATCCAAATCCTTGGTATGAGGACTACTTAAATCAATATTTCCCAAACTGTTCATCAGAATCCTGTGGACGCCTTAACGACACAG ATTTTCCATATGTCAGCAACATGAGGGATGCCGTTTACGCATTTGGTAACGCATTGTTGAATATGCATTCGGAGATGTGTCAGAATCTAACGGGTGTATGTAAGAAGATGAAAGAAAACTTTACCGGTGACCTAATGACAGAATACCTCGAGAGAGTTAAAG ATCCTTTCAACAGTACATTTCATTTTGTGGATGGAGTAGAGGGTCCGGCtcgatacagtattctacagtACTTAAGAAAAGATGACAGTTATGAATGGATCGACATTGGAAAAT TTTTAGAAAATGAATTGATGCTGAACGTACAGAGTGCATACGGGGAAATTTCTTCATGTTCCGCCTCCTGTTGGAAAGGTTATATAAAAAGAATAACCGAAAAATGTTGTTGGGAGTGCACTCCTTGCCCTGCAGGAGCCATTGCTAATTCGTCGAATAGTTACGTGTGTGTAAATTGCCCTATTGGATTCACCTCAAATGTAGACCGAAATGAATGTATACGAATAACTGTTTCGTATTTTACGTACGACAATCCATTTTCTATTGCTATTTTAGTGTTGTGTATACTCGGGTTTCTATTGTGTGTGGCAGTATCTGTTGTAGTCGTCAAAACCAGAAACACCCCTCTACTGAAAGCCACTGGCTTTGAAACAAGCATTGTCTTGCTGTTTAGCATTCTTCTGTCTTACTCATCGCCTTTTGTATTACTAAGTAAACCTACTTCCGGGTCTTGTGCACTAGCTCGTTTATTTATCGGTATGAGTTATACTTTGGCTTATTCTTCAGTTCTGTCGAAGTTAATTGTTTATAAAAGAGCTTTCGATGTGAGAGCAGGGATAAAACAGAGAGCGCTTAAGGGACAACATGTGCTCCGACCTTACATATGTACAATGAAGACGGCACTGTTACTATCCCTTGTCTTGTCAGCGGTGCAACTTCTTGCCATAATATTTTGGATGATTGTAGACACTCCTGCACATGATATAAGTTATGATGCTTTAGCACAGCAGCCCATCGGGCACCGAGCGTGTAAAGATTCCAGTGATTTCAGTTACTTTCTTCTGCTTTTCTGGCCTTTTATGCTCATGATTGTATGTTTAGTCTTCGCCATCAAAACAAGAAAACTCCCAGAAGGAATGAACGATTCTCGAGAAATCATGTATTGTTCATTTACCTCATCTGTCATCTGGTTGGCATTTGTTCCATTGTATGCTTTCTCAGGAACAGCCGCAGTgcgagttatctctctttgtgtTTCTCTGTTCATCCATGCAACCGTGTTTCTTGCTTGTCTTTTCCTAACAAAgatttatattgttatatttcGACCTGAGAAAAACAATAAAGCGAGGGTGATGAGAAGCAATGTTAGCAAAAGCCAGGACTCATGTGACGGGACCCTCGGCAAAGATGGTCAGAGGCACAAGAACAATCAGAACTCGCATTTTGACAAACATCACGAAGAGGAAACGTTATCCTATCGTAG ATGA
- the LOC125664027 gene encoding metabotropic glutamate receptor 3-like isoform X1, giving the protein MAISFGCLTFCLVTLLGYAFCNSSGQRYVHIPGDFMLGGLFPVHFPDGDKCGITIDQDVGIHLLDAAIFALKEVNGFLTKSRISLGLIAYDTCYIINPSLHHSLELQEQSYYTQHGELDNITCTPFLSRRVIGVIGPVTSKETRIVASLFDLFQMPQISASATSSILNDRKKYKYFKRTVPSDTHQAKGIVQLLRYFGWQYVNILYEDSSYGSYGYRDIKTFASLGNICIGYEKQISENIKDVEIMGIVNELKSRKNLEGKIVVVLFMLYQNAYRIIRHVHHIHLEDIIWIGSDGITGRDPPKGLEDVMSGTLGLTLETLEYPGFSQYINNRQTIQTNPNPWYEDYLNQYFPNCSSESCGRLNDTDFPYVSNMRDAVYAFGNALLNMHSEMCQNLTGVCKKMKENFTGDLMTEYLERVKDPFNSTFHFVDGVEGPARYSILQYLRKDDSYEWIDIGKFLENELMLNVQSAYGEISSCSASCWKGYIKRITEKCCWECTPCPAGAIANSSNSYVCVNCPIGFTSNVDRNECIRITVSYFTYDNPFSIAILVLCILGFLLCVAVSVVVVKTRNTPLLKATGFETSIVLLFSILLSYSSPFVLLSKPTSGSCALARLFIGMSYTLAYSSVLSKLIVYKRAFDVRAGIKQRALKGQHVLRPYICTMKTALLLSLVLSAVQLLAIIFWMIVDTPAHDISYDALAQQPIGHRACKDSSDFSYFLLLFWPFMLMIVCLVFAIKTRKLPEGMNDSREIMYCSFTSSVIWLAFVPLYAFSGTAAVRVISLCVSLFIHATVFLACLFLTKIYIVIFRPEKNNKARVMRSNVSKSQDSCDGTLGKDGQRHKNNQNSHFDKHHEEETLSYHELEHEDIQTNAKPSAIVFKNEIFETIKESYLERNPPLKFEDIRS; this is encoded by the exons TGGACGCAGCAATTTTCGCCCTAAAGGAAGTTAACGGTTTCTTGACAAAGTCTCGGATCTCGTTGGGTCTGATTGCCTACGACACTTGCTACATCATTAATCCCTCTTTGCATCACTCTCTCGAGTTACAAGAACAGAGTTACTATACACAGCACGGAGAACTTGATAACATCACTTGTACTCCATTTCTATCCAGAAGGGTTATTGGAGTGATTGGTCCAGTAACAAGTAAAGAAACCCGGATTGTGGCCAGTTTATTCGATCTTTTCCAAATGCCGCAG ATAAGTGCTTCTGCCACATCGTCCATTCTCAATGACAGAAAGAAATATAAGTATTTCAAAAGAACAGTCCCGTCTGACACTCACCAGGCTAAAGGAATTGTTCAGCTGCTCAG ATATTTTGGATGGCAGTATGTGAATATACTATATGAAGATTCGAGCTATGGCAGTTATGGGTACAGGGACATTAAAACCTTTGCTTCGCTGGGAAATATATGCATTGGTTATGAGAAGCAGATTTCGGAAAATATTAAGGACGTAGAGATCATGGGAATTGTGAATgaattaaaatcaagaaaaaatttGGAAG GGAAAATAGTGGTGGTCCTGTTCATGTTGTATCAGAATGCGTACAGAATAATCCGCCACGTTCATCACATACATCTGGAAGACATCATCTGGATCGGAAGTGATGGTATAACAGGACGAGATCCACCAAAAGGATTAGAGGATGTCATGAGCGGAACACTCGGATTAACATTAGAAACATTGGAATATCCTGGATTTTCCCAGTACATCAATAA CCGCCAAACGATTCAAACAAATCCAAATCCTTGGTATGAGGACTACTTAAATCAATATTTCCCAAACTGTTCATCAGAATCCTGTGGACGCCTTAACGACACAG ATTTTCCATATGTCAGCAACATGAGGGATGCCGTTTACGCATTTGGTAACGCATTGTTGAATATGCATTCGGAGATGTGTCAGAATCTAACGGGTGTATGTAAGAAGATGAAAGAAAACTTTACCGGTGACCTAATGACAGAATACCTCGAGAGAGTTAAAG ATCCTTTCAACAGTACATTTCATTTTGTGGATGGAGTAGAGGGTCCGGCtcgatacagtattctacagtACTTAAGAAAAGATGACAGTTATGAATGGATCGACATTGGAAAAT TTTTAGAAAATGAATTGATGCTGAACGTACAGAGTGCATACGGGGAAATTTCTTCATGTTCCGCCTCCTGTTGGAAAGGTTATATAAAAAGAATAACCGAAAAATGTTGTTGGGAGTGCACTCCTTGCCCTGCAGGAGCCATTGCTAATTCGTCGAATAGTTACGTGTGTGTAAATTGCCCTATTGGATTCACCTCAAATGTAGACCGAAATGAATGTATACGAATAACTGTTTCGTATTTTACGTACGACAATCCATTTTCTATTGCTATTTTAGTGTTGTGTATACTCGGGTTTCTATTGTGTGTGGCAGTATCTGTTGTAGTCGTCAAAACCAGAAACACCCCTCTACTGAAAGCCACTGGCTTTGAAACAAGCATTGTCTTGCTGTTTAGCATTCTTCTGTCTTACTCATCGCCTTTTGTATTACTAAGTAAACCTACTTCCGGGTCTTGTGCACTAGCTCGTTTATTTATCGGTATGAGTTATACTTTGGCTTATTCTTCAGTTCTGTCGAAGTTAATTGTTTATAAAAGAGCTTTCGATGTGAGAGCAGGGATAAAACAGAGAGCGCTTAAGGGACAACATGTGCTCCGACCTTACATATGTACAATGAAGACGGCACTGTTACTATCCCTTGTCTTGTCAGCGGTGCAACTTCTTGCCATAATATTTTGGATGATTGTAGACACTCCTGCACATGATATAAGTTATGATGCTTTAGCACAGCAGCCCATCGGGCACCGAGCGTGTAAAGATTCCAGTGATTTCAGTTACTTTCTTCTGCTTTTCTGGCCTTTTATGCTCATGATTGTATGTTTAGTCTTCGCCATCAAAACAAGAAAACTCCCAGAAGGAATGAACGATTCTCGAGAAATCATGTATTGTTCATTTACCTCATCTGTCATCTGGTTGGCATTTGTTCCATTGTATGCTTTCTCAGGAACAGCCGCAGTgcgagttatctctctttgtgtTTCTCTGTTCATCCATGCAACCGTGTTTCTTGCTTGTCTTTTCCTAACAAAgatttatattgttatatttcGACCTGAGAAAAACAATAAAGCGAGGGTGATGAGAAGCAATGTTAGCAAAAGCCAGGACTCATGTGACGGGACCCTCGGCAAAGATGGTCAGAGGCACAAGAACAATCAGAACTCGCATTTTGACAAACATCACGAAGAGGAAACGTTATCCTATC ATGAGTTGGAACATGAAGACATCCAAACTAATGCTAAGCCTTCTGCAATAGTGTTcaagaatgaaatatttgaaaccATAAAGGAAAGTTACCTTGAACGGAACCCTCCTTTAAAGTTTGAAGATATCAGATCCTAA